aatatattaagacgttttaaatcatcatctgttgtcttCAGGGATAATTTTCcttgagggggagagggggattGTCCATGGAGaggtaaatgtcctagactcgAATAAACACCCCGCATCCAAATTTCTGGtcttactagtactactactactactaatactactaccaccaccaccaccaccaccactagtacttCTACTGACGTTAAAACAGACACTGGTGCACGAGATAAAGCATAATACACTTACCCTTGATCCATGTGACTTTAGATTTTGTACCAGAATAACGGATTAAAGGGTAGCGCGGTCCATTTTCATACGGACAATAATGTGGGCCATCGTTGATGACCAGCCAGCCGTTGTCCTTTGAACAGCCATTCCGATTTTCTATACAAAAGTGACGATCCCCCCTGTGGAGTTAATAAAAGTTGGCGGGATTTCAGGTTGAGAAAATCAAAACGTTTACTAAATATatgataggcgcaggcgtggctatgtggtaagaagtttgcttcccaaccacatggtcagggaggggttcagtctcactacgtggcatctgggacaagtgtcttctactatagcctcaggccgaccaaagacatgtgagcagatttggtggacggaaactgaaagaagcctgtcgtatatatatatatatatatatatatatatatatatatatatatatatatatatatatatgtatgtgtgtgtgtgtgtgtgtgtgtgtgtgtgtgtgtgtgtctttattacccacatggggctaaacatagaggggacaagcaaggacagacaaacggattaagtcgattacatcgaccccagcgtgtaactggtacttaattttatcaacccctaaaggatgaaaggcaaaagagaccgatagaataagtaccagtatatgaaaataaacaacaaaagacaaaccaaaacaataaatactCTCATTGCGCATTGGCTGGATGAAGATTCgtctctttctatttttcctgtttttaataCAGGAAGTCCATAAGAGGTCGTTCAAAGCTAAattcacaccagcatcggttgtcaagtgatcttggggggacaaacacagacacacaaacacacacacatatatatatatatatattcatatatacgatgggcttctttcagcttccgtctaccaaatccactcacaaggctttggtcagcccgaggttatagcagaaaacacttacccaaggtgccacgcagtgggactgaacccggaatcatgtggttgataaacaagctacttcccacacagccattcctacggcggaatatatatatatatatatatatatatatataagagagttaacgttaaataggtcaactctagtgctagaaatagctccgtATTCTGGTATAGCCGCCGACGATACCTCCACATAGAAAAAGCACTACCCTCAACGtaaggaaattgaaatacaactaaaaaaaatagattaatgttgtacaattgtttctttatcaatataatacgcaaattatactcacatatatatctataaatcatcagcaaCATTTGTCATTGATACAATTTATCAGACCTACATGGGCGACGATTACCCAGGACTACATTTGAGTTtgtttgtaaaagagagagattgaaacataaaataatgaaaggaatATTTACTGAGTGAGCATTCCTTCTCCTTGACTTATGACTTATATGACTTATGACCATCCGTACTTGCGACCACAGAAagtaaggaaataaaaaaataaataaatgatcaaTTTTCGGACGTTGGGCAGCTGCACGTATAATAACTATGGCAGCATCTGGTTACGCAGGTTTCCCTCAGGTCAAGGCAGTGGATGCCTGCCACTCATTCCGTCGCTTACAAGCACCAGTTGCATTTGAATGAAAAcagtgttgaaaaatataaatccgaCATATGACCTGTCAGTCGGACCGGAACTCGGTCGTAAGTCGAGGATAAGCTGTAGGAAAATTAATTGTAAGATATCAGTAAAATTAAAAAGATTGTgaataaaatgtgtaaatataatttAGAGACTAGTGGAAAAGCGCTTGGGTGGCGGTCTTTTTGCTAGTATGACATACTTAAGTCCCTGTAGTGAGAAAAACTTTGGGGTGGCTGAAGATAAATCATTCCATGGGGAACTTTTCAGCTTTTCATGAGAGAACCAGGTTTCACGATTTGTATTTTGTCCATCAAACACCATATTAACCACAGCTGTTTGGTTTTTATAAATCACCAGTTTCAcctaaaaagagtaaaaaaaagtaacatccccataacttagcagttcggcaaaagagatggtTGGAATAATActagagtttttaaaaaaataaataaaaacttgggtagatttgttcgattaGGATCCTCcaacaagaggatcagttaattatgaatttattcaacatgttcctctctcggattcacacacttattgcagtggttcttCAGTTTTCCGAAGCTttgtaaaagaattcggaagaTTGAGCCTTCAACCAGGTCTTTCGTGACACCCttagaacttttcagcaccccgtcATATATACTATCAATATGCGTATGCTTACGATTGGTGGATAAAATCAACGCCTGTTGAATAGTGTTGCTTGAATTTGTAGCGAAACTAATTTCTATTATGGCATATTGGAGTCGACTAGCTTTTTATAGGCTTCACACGTTAATTTGAAATGATTGACTTATCATTTGAGTTTGGAACATTGGTTGAGTCCTGTACTTTGATTGGTCAAATATTGCGCAGGATTCGATCAAGGATCCAATCACGTTGTCATCTCACCCGAAAGAGGACAAAACAGTTAAACTATGAGTTTAAtccccaccgaggtcaacttgctTTACTTTCTTCCGAGTTCAATAAAACTTTGATCAACCATATATCGTAAGTTAATTTAGTCGATATTTTTACCCATTCACTCATCACTCACAAAGAAGAGAGACCTTTGTCTGTGATAAATGTTCTTCTAACTGCAGTTTGTTATGAAGTAAACCTCTACGTGCCAACTACATAATTTGTTCAAGCTTGGCAGCCTTCCAAAATAATTCTAAAGCAACTATCCGGAATCTTCTCTGGAGCCTTATTCTGCAGTTAACAAAACATCTACAACAGAGGGGTGAAAGATTTTCACGAAAGCAAATCACGTTATTTTCCTGCCGTTAAACGAAACACATGCAACGAACGAACGACGACCCGAGCTGAATTATCCAAACGATGGATGAACTATACAACTACCAGTATCCGTGGTGTCTTTATTTTGACCACTGTATTATTAAGCAGAGGAATAAAGTATCGCTGtaattttaaagtttgtttcttgttttatttccACAAGTGAACATGCAACACTTCATGTAATGGTATACAATATTCCGTAGTAAACGAAGGGAGATTTTATATCTACACAGCTAATAATTAACCCTCCTCCAAAATGTGTAGCGATCTATACATGACAGAAAGCATTGTTACAGGGTGTTCATTTATCAGACTTACAGAAGAAATACATCCTAGGATATTTCTTCTTAATTGCTGTCTGTTAGTTCTTCAATCCTGTGGACTTCcccatgttgttgtttttttttttttttggtctttcacGCTTACTTTCCTCCTCTTGATTTGGGTTTTGATAAGTTGCTGTTTGGTCTGTTCCTACAAGGTTTTGTTTGTAAGCCTGTCTTGTCATCTCACCCGAAAGAGGACAAAACCGTTAAACTATGAGTTCAAtccccaccgaggtcaacttgctTTACTTTCTTCCGAGTTCAATAAAACTTTGATCAACCATATATCGTAAGTTAATTTAGTCGATATTTTTACCCATTTACTCATCACTCACAAAGAAGAGAGAGACCTTTGTCTGTGATAAATGTTCTTCTAACTGCAGTTTGTTATGAAGTAAACCTCCACGTGCCAACTACATAATTTGTTCAAGCTTGGCAGCCTTCCAAAATAATTTCAGGGACATCCTGCTAGGTAtctggtgcaggtgtggctgtacagTATGaaacttcatcctttcggggtcgataaattaagtaccagttacgcactggggtcgatgtaatcgacttaatccatttgtctgtccttgtctgtcctctctgtgtttagccccttgtgggtagtaaagaaataggtatgaaacttccctcccaaccacatggttctacgtTCAGTTCCACCTCGTGGCACCCAGGGGTAAGTGTCtgctgctatagccttgggccgaccaaagccttgtgagtggatttggtaggcggaaactgaaagaagcttgtcgtatatatgtaaatatgtatctatgtgtgtgtgtgtgtgtgtgtggttgtctatttgtgtatatgcatatgcatacatacctcgTCAATTGGAATGTGTTCCCAGAAATCAAGGATAGGATGTCGGAAGAAGTTGGGACAAAAGGTATCATTGCATTTGTTCACCTTCCAGGATGAAAAATGTCCTTTACTGTCATAGGAATCAAAAACTTTCAAACCAGCTTCCGTTGATAATGAATAGGTTTTAATCCACGCGCTATCtgaaatattgataatgatacagaaaatataaaaatttcctCGTTGAAACCGAAAAAAATGAGGCATCTCAAAGCAgttacaatacctatttctttattacccacaaggggctaaacatagaggggacaaacaaggacagacataggtattatgtcgattacatcgaccccagtgcgtaactggtacttaatttatcgaccccgaaaggatgaaaggcaaagtcgacctcggcggaatttgaactcacaacgtaacagcagacgaagtaccgcaaagcatttcgcccggtgtgctaacgcttctgctagctcgccgcctttacaataccagtgattgtagcaGCATATGGAATGTTCAGAAAAGGAACCGgcattatttgagaatgatctcTGGCTTACCAACATGTGCAAAAGGTTGTTTTAGCtttttgccaacattataaagagggtagatatacagacagagaggttgatttgaTTGTTAAGAACATAATagtattaaaatttaccttctgactatagatttttttcctttagttATTTAGATCTGTTAGTGGGGAGGGAGGGATTTTCGGTTGGATGGAGAAAaggaatttttctatttataggtatcacgtcacgtgatcacgtgaccgaccagaccatcagatgttgttacacatcgctggtcacaatgtgttcgcattgttttagccttcgaatgacgccaccccgctggctaagcgagcaggccaacagaagaaagagtgggagaaagagtggtgaaagagtacagcagggatcaccaccccctgctggagcctcgtggagcttttaggtgttttcgctcaataaacactcacaacgcccggtctgggaatcgaaaccgcgatcctgcgaccgcgagtccgctgccctaaccactgggccattgcgcctccacatttatagatataggaaggggtaaaataaatgtcaaaagttATTCATGTTGAAGTTTAAAAGGTAGGGGAATTATAGGCTATTAATGTCTTAGAGTTTCCAATGCTTACTACTACTTGGCATCCTGATTTTACATCAAGAAAACTAAGCAAATATCCTTTAGACAATTAACTaaatgcaataataattctctaaaggagatatagacagtgactgctccataacataagggacattagccaactgaatatggctagggacagagcagggtggtgggggtgtcactgttgcatttagccccaggcgaacatcaacgtcaccagataggccgacgccatcacggcgtcctctatcttgcaaagggagatcattccccaagaagcggatgccacacacggacctaggtttcaaggtgtattgcctattatcaacgtatggTAGGCACCGCTTCTCGACGAACAACTCACCGTGCAaggtatatataaagattttcaagtaaatacatttactgatttcgaaaatctgttcgacagcaataaacatttgtatcttatatagttatagaaaatatagaaatcattttacatttacataaatatatatatatccatttccattaatatatataatcataattggcTAGTAAGTggtgattattttaataaattgaattaaaagaaaatgttagacCTGTAAGAAATATGAACGCACGTGGTCGTATTGTGTAGGGAATACGATCGCACGTGGTCATATTCTTAACGAATTATTACAAGCCGTAAATACATGCCGTAACAATAGAACATAAGTGAATTGACGACAAGTCTTGCTGttgagatataaatattatttatttcacaaTCGTGTCAACGTTAGGAGTTTGTAAGCGTTCGCatgtcttgtgtctgtgtgtttgtgtgtgtggcaggaCAATCAGGGTGAATGCGGCTGGCATAAAAGGTACATGATGGTGGCGACGGGGAAGATAGTAGGCTTTCTATGATTGTGTATATTAGCGTAGCCGGCAGTAGCCGGAACAATCGTATATCGCTTGGTTGAGTAACGCTGTGGCCTAAagttagttcttagaagaactggAACTAAAAGACGAAAAGTGTCTGAAAACACTCCTTTATATACCGGTTGGTTGGCTCAAACGAGCCTCAAAAACGGAATCTtaaccaaaggccgtgattggttatTTCGGGACAGTGGTgcgaaataagtagagacaaaTCGCGTCACGTGTCAACCAATCAGGTTAGTGTTTACAACAGGAACTAGTTGACCAAAGATGGCTGTaacctcaaacgagatcatttctTGCCTTGCCTTTCAACAGTGACGATATTAGAAATCGCTATAGtcatatttcaaaatggctgaaaactgccatgctacaggcctaatatttactaagtttggagaaaaaaacttttatttatttagtacatATATTAAGAGTAGGCATAATATTTAATAACCATGGGAAAAAACCTTattaattaagtatatatattaggagtcataagatatattaaaaataatggaagagaactaatccaccaccaccaccacaacaacaacaacaacaacaacaacagcaataacaacaacaacgacgatgataatgcGCCACTTACTTCTGTAATAGGACAGCTCGTTGCTGTCATTCGTGCTGACGACTGTCATTATATTTTTCGGTGAGTAATTCTTACAAACGTAGCTGACTGTGTCGTAAGTAAAAAACTCCGATTGGCTGTTTAGAGCAACGCCGGCACATTCCAGTAGAGTTTCTGTTGAGGAGAACTGTTCTTCTGGAGGTGTCTGAAGGTAGCCATAGGAATAACCAGGCCCCAAAAACTCATAGTGAGCTTCACTAAATTCCCGATCTGAAGTAACGGTTAGAATTGTTGCAAGGATTAACAGCAGCATTCTGATCACAACTGCTGGACGAGTAGAAGGGAACCGGGACATTCTTGTTTTAAGATcatcagagggagagagagagagagagtgcgtggaAGCAAATGGCtttagagaaagaagagagatataggagaaagagggtgagatTCAGCAAAAAGTGAAggtgaaatttaatatacaaagagaaaacgggggagaaaaagacagaaagggtggaaaagaattagagagtaacagagaggtatcctgaaagagaagagagaaataaaatgacaAGAGGTAAAAATTTTGAGTATGCGAGGAAggataacttaaaaaaaaaagaaaaataagaaataaattatgaTTTGGAATAgaaaattaaacataaattagTGTTGTTAATATAGG
This DNA window, taken from Octopus sinensis linkage group LG4, ASM634580v1, whole genome shotgun sequence, encodes the following:
- the LOC118763127 gene encoding uncharacterized protein LOC118763127, with the translated sequence MSRFPSTRPAVVIRMLLLILATILTVTSDREFSEAHYEFLGPGYSYGYLQTPPEEQFSSTETLLECAGVALNSQSEFFTYDTVSYVCKNYSPKNIMTVVSTNDSNELSYYRNSAWIKTYSLSTEAGLKVFDSYDSKGHFSSWKVNKCNDTFCPNFFRHPILDFWEHIPIDEVKLVIYKNQTAVVNMVFDGQNTNRETWFSHEKLKSSPWNDLSSATPKFFSLQGLKGDRHFCIENRNGCSKDNGWLVINDGPHYCPYENGPRYPLIRYSGTKSKVTWIKGYSIGDTVTVFIRLKT